One window of the Streptomyces sp. ITFR-21 genome contains the following:
- a CDS encoding DsbA family protein — MSQRNREEKRSAREALQEQRAKDKHRAKRKRTLVVAGAVVAVLAVGAVIGVVVAGSDSGGGTDSAGSVSTPRGTVGKDGLVVPVGAADAPSTLTIYEDFRCPACDSFEKSFTPTVHDLEGGGQLRTEYHLVTLIDGNLGGSGSLTAANAAACAQDAGRFRAFHDVLYADQPDEQDDAFADKDTLLRLAGKVPGLRTPSFTACVNNGTHDKWVKKSNDAFNSSGFNSTPTVLLNGKNVYGSQSPALTPDSLRQLVRTANKGKQPGKVTATPS; from the coding sequence GTGAGCCAACGGAACCGTGAGGAAAAGCGCAGCGCCCGCGAGGCGCTCCAGGAACAGCGGGCGAAGGACAAGCACCGGGCCAAGCGCAAGCGGACCCTGGTGGTGGCGGGCGCGGTGGTCGCCGTGCTCGCCGTCGGCGCCGTCATCGGCGTGGTCGTCGCCGGCAGCGACAGCGGCGGCGGCACCGACTCGGCGGGATCGGTGAGCACCCCCCGGGGCACCGTCGGCAAGGACGGCCTGGTGGTCCCGGTCGGCGCCGCCGACGCCCCCTCCACCCTGACGATCTACGAGGACTTCCGCTGCCCGGCCTGCGACTCCTTCGAGAAGTCGTTCACGCCGACCGTGCACGACCTGGAGGGCGGCGGGCAGCTGCGGACCGAATACCACCTGGTCACGCTGATCGACGGCAACCTCGGCGGCTCCGGCTCGCTGACCGCCGCGAACGCCGCGGCCTGCGCGCAGGACGCGGGCCGGTTCCGCGCCTTCCACGACGTGCTCTACGCCGACCAGCCGGACGAGCAGGACGACGCGTTCGCCGACAAGGACACCCTGCTCCGGCTGGCCGGCAAGGTGCCCGGCCTCAGGACGCCGTCCTTCACCGCCTGTGTGAACAACGGCACCCACGACAAGTGGGTGAAGAAGTCCAACGACGCCTTCAACTCCTCCGGGTTCAACTCCACCCCGACCGTGCTGCTCAACGGCAAGAACGTCTACGGCAGCCAGAGCCCGGCGCTGACCCCGGACTCGCTGCGGCAGCTGGTCCGGACGGCGAACAAGGGCAAGCAGCCGGGGAAAGTCACCGCCACCCCGTCCTGA